A DNA window from Desulfobulbaceae bacterium contains the following coding sequences:
- a CDS encoding type II toxin-antitoxin system HicA family toxin has product MRQLIKDLENAGFANRGGKGSHRNFLHENGAALTISGKLGDDAKPYQEKIVRQKIEEAK; this is encoded by the coding sequence ATTCGCCAGTTAATAAAAGACCTTGAAAACGCCGGCTTTGCCAATCGAGGAGGAAAAGGAAGCCATCGAAACTTTTTGCATGAAAATGGTGCAGCCCTCACTATTTCAGGCAAGCTTGGTGATGATGCAAAACCATACCAAGAAAAAATAGTCAGGCAAAAAATCGAGGAGGCCAAGTAA
- a CDS encoding toxin-antitoxin system HicB family antitoxin: protein MKERDRYLKIVEWSEEDKCYVGSVPGWIGTCCHGDNEEKVYHELCQIVDEWIEIYKKDGKSLPSATVGKEYSGKFQLRAGSELHHALAIKALQAGESLNNFCLKVLKQSVISS from the coding sequence ATGAAAGAGCGAGATCGCTATTTAAAAATTGTTGAGTGGTCAGAAGAAGACAAATGCTATGTGGGGTCTGTTCCTGGCTGGATTGGAACATGTTGTCATGGTGATAATGAAGAAAAAGTTTACCATGAACTCTGTCAAATAGTTGATGAATGGATAGAAATTTACAAAAAAGACGGAAAGTCCCTGCCTTCAGCAACAGTAGGTAAAGAATATTCAGGGAAATTCCAACTTCGAGCTGGCAGCGAGCTTCATCATGCGCTTGCCATAAAAGCCTTGCAGGCAGGAGAAAGTTTAAACAATTTTTGTTTAAAAGTTCTTAAACAGTCAGTTATTTCAAGTTAA
- a CDS encoding radical SAM protein, with product MRKVAFGYSTRCNLKCEHCVAAGDLPDTGKMDFEKAKEIIAEMACAGVGGISFSAGEPFLYFAEISELVKLCRQIGIYTRIVTNSYWAATEEAADNLVGQLKENGLCQLRLSYSRWHQKNVSQSNVLNAARSCQKNGLNYFISFVTDFSKEDDLFEQFLRDNGLMFFPEPVIYAGRAQSFERRQIQTDYQVNCCDMNPYLSPDLDMYACCDAGSHFTATNFFYLGNLRAKKVDQLFAVNETDRLYNLIRTIGVTTIASYSGMKARDIITYSKCELCRKLFNSPATLGRLRTELSQLEAWCR from the coding sequence ATGCGTAAAGTAGCTTTTGGCTATTCGACCAGATGCAACCTCAAGTGTGAGCACTGTGTGGCTGCAGGAGATCTCCCCGATACTGGGAAGATGGATTTTGAAAAGGCAAAAGAGATTATTGCTGAAATGGCCTGTGCGGGTGTTGGTGGAATAAGCTTTTCGGCTGGTGAACCGTTTTTGTATTTTGCTGAGATTTCAGAGCTTGTGAAACTTTGCAGGCAAATCGGTATATACACCAGAATTGTTACCAACAGCTATTGGGCGGCGACAGAGGAGGCAGCAGACAATCTTGTCGGGCAATTAAAAGAGAACGGTCTTTGTCAGCTGAGATTGAGTTATTCACGATGGCACCAGAAAAACGTAAGTCAGAGTAATGTGCTGAATGCCGCGCGCAGTTGCCAGAAAAATGGTTTGAATTATTTCATTTCCTTTGTGACCGATTTTAGCAAAGAAGATGATCTTTTTGAGCAGTTTTTGCGGGATAATGGCCTCATGTTTTTCCCCGAACCTGTTATTTATGCCGGGCGGGCACAATCTTTCGAGCGCCGGCAGATTCAGACAGATTATCAGGTGAACTGTTGTGATATGAACCCCTATTTAAGCCCGGATCTTGACATGTACGCCTGCTGTGATGCGGGGAGCCATTTCACGGCGACAAACTTTTTTTACCTCGGAAACTTGCGCGCTAAGAAGGTGGATCAGTTGTTCGCCGTAAATGAAACTGATCGTTTATATAATCTCATCCGAACCATAGGGGTGACCACAATTGCCTCTTATTCTGGAATGAAGGCCCGCGATATTATTACTTACAGCAAATGTGAACTGTGCCGGAAACTATTTAATTCGCCTGCCACTTTGGGGCGGCTGCGAACTGAATTGTCTCAGCTGGAGGCCTGGTGCCGGTGA
- a CDS encoding translation initiation factor Sui1, whose amino-acid sequence MSKHKSDSGLIYSTEHGRMCPACKRSTNACSCSTKTTTVKGDGVVRVSRETKGRKGKGVTLISGLELDADSLKKLAKELKQKCGGGGTLKLGIIEIQGDHCEVVTAELKSRGFLVKRVGG is encoded by the coding sequence ATGTCAAAACATAAATCTGATTCCGGATTAATATATTCAACCGAGCATGGCAGAATGTGCCCTGCCTGTAAACGGTCAACTAATGCGTGTTCGTGTTCTACAAAAACCACCACGGTTAAAGGTGATGGTGTCGTGCGTGTATCACGTGAGACAAAAGGTCGAAAGGGTAAAGGAGTAACCTTGATTTCCGGTCTTGAACTTGATGCGGACAGTCTCAAAAAGTTGGCCAAAGAGCTTAAACAAAAGTGTGGCGGCGGGGGTACTCTGAAACTGGGAATTATCGAGATTCAGGGCGACCACTGCGAAGTCGTTACGGCAGAACTGAAGAGCAGAGGTTTTTTGGTGAAGCGGGTAGGTGGCTAG